A genomic segment from Gossypium hirsutum isolate 1008001.06 chromosome D04, Gossypium_hirsutum_v2.1, whole genome shotgun sequence encodes:
- the LOC107899434 gene encoding uncharacterized protein isoform X1, translating to MDEAKEKGDSVSTVSGSSVTVSETVVETMACEDRIRIKEGGEAGLGNGDDVTVEVLDSHVHIDGGDGGAVQARSIDEAVCGNQESSKVGLEVNMRTLDSECHAVGGLGSRNEVLGGEARAQNEVNGGVVRSCSNDVVCGCDESDEVGLEGNPSTLDSEGDLAGDLGSRYEVSRGEAKAWNEVNGARVLGFSALDSSAGKNAEQSSGINEGGGDLNQATETGKVGNLDSYELNHGNQKRVVCLSAASEDSGVQTKIVEEAAMAIDEEDLNALDGGQETPISEPIKKAASVNVDAASLNVNTLVTAECVPDSEAKDPVYSCQSTGSIAAGQLNEKVSSNMEIDKQGTDSEQQQMEVKTPHLSTQKHDTGNVQSLKPEPIIDGGEGVGLSTVEAVLAEKQVSDAKEVGFDAEQDVKVEKMGVSPKNHDASDVSEPLGHQMDVFVGSGEGEASKVDNNVLNQISPAVASDKELQSSGNEDPLAKNVVSEDDSSVGQEMNVEDQITSDEPDCLEQVEERDSDSDQPTNVDEQTVKQTSLKSLSGVKMHQAQQLLSEEGGFSVSDLVWGKVKSHPWWPGQIFDPSDASKKAVKYQKKDSFLVAYFGDRTFAWNEPSVLKPFRTHFSQIVKQSNLESFENAVNCALEEVSRRVELGLACPCIPKYAYDRIKFQKVENTGVQEESSLRDGVDVSLSVSSFEPDKLIDYMKALAESPYSRGDRINLVIAKAQLLAFYRLKGYHQLPESQFSEEKRLEVVDCATPMDTDGEQKSEASKTRRRSYLKRKHNLKDGLYPSKKERSLSELMSETFDSPDGEIGSDVMGNKPPSSSFGKKRKAIDSSEDSVMQDRRKTSKGSLSTPHFPKPSFKIGERISRAASQMAGSPSILKSSGDRLQKLDGGCETPATCGYDVPIDNLEDAGRKRMGILTEYSSLDELLLQLHLAACDPMKGYSSLNIIISFFSDFRDSIVLDRLSRDKAVGQRKKSPNSIIGFSETFEFEDMSDTYWTDRIVQNGSEEQPSLGTDRGQYQFVPVELDKPIQKVRKSRKRYSDASHDLRAQKPPGYVDERAPAEIVMSFPEINSVPSETKLNKMLKHFGPLKESETEVDCETSRARVVFRRSSDAEVAYNSARKFNIFGPVSVTYQLNYTISESFKASLYAPILAEENPFIASAPCGDHALIAPSLGEEASFMVSTLGDETLPIATTFHEEPWFIASTTGEDTLAIPTTLADGASDVATTMYEKTLPVTTTAGVETMAGATTIVDKTFTVATTVGEQSLPVFTTIDEQTSTAAASLVDEASFSHLTSSKGTSTMTTTLGDQTSSIATFHPEIPSVPATVGEETCSIPAPSGEETCSILPNLDAETPIHPVTLAEESPSISRTLGEDTPSVPAASNEEAPVGTLIFSGGTHTLPGKLDCETKTVPATLCEETTMPATLGQETPTLPATLGEETHSIPSTSSDENRGIPTNLDEETPTDPVTLAEESPSIPETLGEETPSVPPIFSEETPAVPPSFSEGTTIPPSFNEETPTVPVTLGPETLTISTTTSEETAKIPATSGEETTSAPVTLHEETLAIPTTLDEGSPTMTTKLDEETSTSPTNLAEETLTTPTSSGVEASTVLTTNSEETCAVSTTTEMETLPPAGAESVEPAT from the exons ATGGATGAGGCAAAAGAGAAGGGTGATTCAGTGAGTACTGTTTCAGGATCTTCAGTAACTGTTAGTGAAACTGTGGTTGAAACAATGGCTTGCGAGGATCGAATTCGGATCAAGGAAGGAGGTGAAGCGGGTCTTGGTAATGGAGATGATGTAACGGTGGAGGTTTTAGATTCTCATGTTCATATTGATGGGGGAGATGGAGGGGCAGTTCAGGCCCGTTCTATTGATGAAGCGGTTTGTGGTAATCAAGAGTCCAGTAAAGTTGGTTTGGAGGTTAACATGAGAACCTTAGATAGTGAATGCCATGCGGTAGGTGGTTTGGGTTCAAGGAATGAGGTTTTGGGTGGTGAAGCTAGGGCTCAGAATGAGGTAAACGGAGGTGTGGTTCGGTCTTGTTCTAATGATGTAGTTTGTGGTTGTGATGAGTCCGATGAAGTTGGTTTGGAGGGTAATCCGAGTACCTTAGATAGTGAAGGTGATTTAGCTGGTGATTTGGGTTCAAGGTATGAGGTTTCAAGGGGTGAAGCTAAGGCTTGGAATGAGGTAAATGGAGCCAGGGTTTTAGGTTTCAGTGCACTTGATAGTTCTGCAGGTAAGAACGCAGAGCAGTCTAGCGGAATTAATGAAGGTGGGGGAGATTTGAATCAAGCTACGGAGACAGGTAAAGTTGGTAATTTGGATAGTTAtgaattgaatcatggaaaccagaAACGAGTTGTATGTTTGTCTGCTGCATCCGAAGATTCAGGTGTACAAACTAAAATTGTTGAGGAAGCTGCAATGGCAATTGATGAGGAAGATTTGAATGCCTTAGATGGTGGTCAAGAAACTCCTATATCTGAACCGATAAAGAAAGCTGCGAGTGTCAATGTAGATGCCGCATCCTTGAATGTCAATACACTGGTTACTGCTGAATGTGTTCCTGATTCTGAAGCTAAAG ATCCGGTCTATTCATGTCAGTCAACTGGATCGATTGCCGCAGGCCAATTAAACGAGAAG GTTAGTTCCAACATGGAAATTGACAAGCAAGGTACTGATTCCGAGCAACAGCAGATGGAGGTTAAAACTCCTCATCTAAGCACCCAAAAACATGATACGG GTAATGTCCAATCCTTAAAACCTGAGCCAATTATTGACGGAGGAGAGGGAGTTGGTTTAAGCACGGTGGAAGCAGTGCTTGCTGAAAAGCAGGTTTCCGATGCTAAAGAAGTCGGTTTTGATGCAGAGCAAGATGttaaagttgagaaaatgggaGTTAGCCCAAAAAATCACGATGCAAGTGATGTTTCGGAACCATTAGGTCACCAAATGGATGTATTTGTTGGTAGTGGTGAAGGTGAAGCCTCAAAAGTTGATAACAATGTTTTGAACCAAATATCTCCTGCTGTTGCTTCTGATAAGGAGTTACAGTCGTCAGGAAATGAAGATCCGTTGGCTAAAAATGTGGTTTCTGAGGACGATTCAAGTGTAGGGCAAGAAATGAATGTTGAAGATCAAATTACTAGTGATGAACCGGATTGTTTAGAGCAAGTGGAAGAACGTGATAGCGACTCTGACCAGCCAACCAACGTAGATGAACAAACTGTTAAACAGACATCTCTCAAGTCCTTGAGTGGCGTAAAGATGCATCAAGCCCAGCAGCTTCTGTCCGAGGAAGGAGGATTTtcagtttctgatttagtctggGGTAAGGTCAAGAGCCATCCATGGTGGCCAGGACAGATATTTGATCCTTCTGATGCTTCCAAGAAGGCAGTGAAGTATCAAAAGAAGGACAGCTTTCTGGTAGCATACTTTGGGGATCGGACATTTGCTTGGAATGAACCATCTGTTTTGAAGCCGTTCCGAACACATTTCTCTCAAATAGTAAAGCAAAGTAATTTAGAATCATTCGAGAATGCAGTCAATTGTGCTTTGGAAGAAGTTTCTAGACGAGTCGAGCTCGGTCTGGCTTGCCCTTGCATACCGAAGTATGCCTATGACAGGATAAAATTCCAAAAAGTTGAGAATACCGGAGTTCAGGAAGAATCAAGTTTAAGAGATGGTGTTGATGTATCTTTAAGTGTTAGTTCTTTTGAGCCAGACAAATTAATTGACTATATGAAAGCATTAGCGGAGTCTCCATACAGTAGGGGTGATCGAATCAACCTTGTGATTGCTAAAGCTCAATTGTTGGCATTCTATCGTTTAAAAGGTTATCATCAGCTGCCTGAATCCCAATTTTCTGAGGAGAAAAGGCTCGAGGTAGTTGATTGTGCTACTCCTATGGATACGGATGGTGAGCAAAAATCCGAGGCTTCGAAGACTCGGAGAAGATCTTACCTTAAACGGAAGCATAATCTGAAGGATGGATTGTATCCTAGTAAAAAGGAGAGAAGCTTGTCCGAATTAATGAGCGAGACATTTGATTCTCCTGATGGTGAAATCGGGTCTGATGTGATGGGTAATAAGCCCCCTTCATCATCATTTGGCAAGAAAAGAAAAGCCATTGATTCCTCGGAAGACTCAGTGATGCAGGACCGGAGGAAGACATCTAAAGGGTCTCTAAGCACGCCTCATTTCCCGAAGCCTTCCTTTAAGATCGGTGAGCGTATCAGTAGAGCTGCAAGCCAAATGGCTGGATCCCCGTCGATTCTAAAGTCCAGTGGTGATAGGTTACAGAAGCTTGATGGTGGCTGTGAAACTCCTGCCACGTGTGGATATGATGTTCCCATTGATAATCTTGAGGATGCAGGGCGAAAGCGGATGGGCATTTTGACTGAATATTCATCACTTGACGAGTTGTTGTTGCAACTTCACTTGGCAGCATGTGATCCGATGAAAGGTTACAGTtctcttaatattattattagctTCTTCTCAGATTTCAGAGATTCGATAGTTCTGGATCGACTTTCCAGGGACAAAGCAGTTGGCCAAAGGAAGAAGTCACCAAATTCTATCATTGGTTTTTCAGAAACTTTTGAGTTTGAGGACATGAGTGACACTTATTGGACTGACAGAATAGTCCAAAACGGTTCCGAGGAGCAGCCATCACTTGGTACCGATAGGGGACAATATCAATTTGTGCCTGTCGAATTAGATAAACCAATTCAAAAAGTCCGTAAGTCTCGAAAGCGGTATTCTGATGCCAGTCATGATTTGAGAGCACAGAAACCCCCTGGCTACGTTGATGAGAGGGCCCCAGCAGAAATTGTTATGAGCTTTCCTGAGATCAATTCTGTTCCTTcagaaacaaagctaaataagATGTTGAAGCACTTTGGACCATTAAAGGAATCCGAGACAGAAGTTGATTGCGAAACCAGCCGTGCCAGAGTTGTTTTTAGAAGATCATCCGATGCAGAAGTTGCTTACAATAGTGCCAGGAAATTCAACATCTTTGGGCCGGTGTCTGTAACTTATCAACTCAACTACACTATTTCGGAATCATTCAAAGCTTCATTGTATGCTCCAATCCTAGCTGAGGAGAATCCATTCATTGCTTCAGCCCCTTGTGGGGACCATGCACTTATTGCCCCAAGCCTAGGTGAGGAAGCTTCATTCATGGTTTCAACCCTTGGTGATGAAACTTTACCCATTGCTACTACATTCCATGAGGAGCCTTGGTTCATAGCCTCAACTACAGGTGAGGATACTTTGGCCATTCCCACGACCTTAGCAGATGGAGCTTCGGATGTTGCTACAACCATGTATGAGAAAACATTGCCTGTTACAACGACTGCAGGTGTGGAAACAATGGCTGGTGCTACAACTATTGTTGACAAAACCTTTACTGTTGCCACAACTGTAGGCGAACAATCTTTGCCTGTTTTCACAACCATTGATGAGCAAACTTCAACTGCTGCTGCAAGCTTGGTTGACGAAGCTTCATTTTCCCATTTAACTTCGAGCAAAGGAACTTCGACTATGACCACAACCTTGGGTGATCAAACTTCAAGCATTGCTACCTTCCATCCAGAAATTCCTAGTGTTCCTGCAACTGTGGGTGAAGAAACTTGTAGCATTCCGGCACCCTCGGGTGAAGAAACTTGTAGTATTCTTCCAAACTTGGATGCAGAAACTCCTATCCATCCTGTGACCTTGGCAGAGGAATCCCCTAGTATTTCTAGAACCTTGGGCGAAGATACTCCATCTGTCCCTGCAGCCTCCAATGAAGAAGCTCCGGTAGGTACTCTGATCTTCAGTGGAGGAACTCACACCCTTCCTGGAAAATTGGATTGTGAAACTAAGACCGTTCCTGCAACCTTGTGTGAGGAAACAACCATGCCTGCAACGTTAGGTCAAGAAACTCCTACCCTTCCTGCAACATTGGGTGAAGAAACTCATAGTATTCCCTCAACCTCGAGTGACGAAAATCGTGGCATTCCAACTAACTTGGATGAAGAAACTCCTACTGATCCTGTGACCTTGGCAGAGGAAAGCCCCAGTATTCCTGAAACCTTGGGTGAAGAAACTCCATCTGTTCCTCCAATATTCAGTGAAGAAACTCCAGCTGTTCCTCCGTCATTCAGTGAAGGAACCACTATTCCTCCTTCCTTCAATGAGGAAACTCCTACTGTTCCTGTAACATTGGGTCCAGAAACTCTAACCATTTCTACAACCACGAGTGAGGAAACTGCAAAGATTCCTGCGACCTCGGGTGAGGAAACTACAAGTGCTCCTGTGACCCTGCATGAGGAAACTCTGGCTATTCCGACAACTTTGGATGAGGGCAGTCCAACTATGACCACAAAATTGGATGAGGAAACTTCAACCAGTCCCACAAACTTAGCTGAGGAAACTTTGACTACTCCCACATCCTCTGGTGTGGAAGCTTCAACAGTTCTCACAACTAACAGCGAGGAAACATGTGCTGTTTCTACAACTACGGAAATGGAAACTTTACCCCCTGCGGGTGCTGAAAGTGTAGAACCTGCAACTTAA
- the LOC107899434 gene encoding uncharacterized protein isoform X2: MDEAKEKGDSVSTVSGSSVTVSETVVETMACEDRIRIKEGGEAGLGNGDDVTVEVLDSHVHIDGGDGGAVQARSIDEAVCGNQESSKVGLEVNMRTLDSECHAVGGLGSRNEVLGGEARAQNEVNGGVVRSCSNDVVCGCDESDEVGLEGNPSTLDSEGDLAGDLGSRYEVSRGEAKAWNEVNGARVLGFSALDSSAGKNAEQSSGINEGGGDLNQATETGKVGNLDSYELNHGNQKRVVCLSAASEDSGVQTKIVEEAAMAIDEEDLNALDGGQETPISEPIKKAASVNVDAASLNVNTLVTAECVPDSEAKDPVYSCQSTGSIAAGQLNEKVSSNMEIDKQGNVQSLKPEPIIDGGEGVGLSTVEAVLAEKQVSDAKEVGFDAEQDVKVEKMGVSPKNHDASDVSEPLGHQMDVFVGSGEGEASKVDNNVLNQISPAVASDKELQSSGNEDPLAKNVVSEDDSSVGQEMNVEDQITSDEPDCLEQVEERDSDSDQPTNVDEQTVKQTSLKSLSGVKMHQAQQLLSEEGGFSVSDLVWGKVKSHPWWPGQIFDPSDASKKAVKYQKKDSFLVAYFGDRTFAWNEPSVLKPFRTHFSQIVKQSNLESFENAVNCALEEVSRRVELGLACPCIPKYAYDRIKFQKVENTGVQEESSLRDGVDVSLSVSSFEPDKLIDYMKALAESPYSRGDRINLVIAKAQLLAFYRLKGYHQLPESQFSEEKRLEVVDCATPMDTDGEQKSEASKTRRRSYLKRKHNLKDGLYPSKKERSLSELMSETFDSPDGEIGSDVMGNKPPSSSFGKKRKAIDSSEDSVMQDRRKTSKGSLSTPHFPKPSFKIGERISRAASQMAGSPSILKSSGDRLQKLDGGCETPATCGYDVPIDNLEDAGRKRMGILTEYSSLDELLLQLHLAACDPMKGYSSLNIIISFFSDFRDSIVLDRLSRDKAVGQRKKSPNSIIGFSETFEFEDMSDTYWTDRIVQNGSEEQPSLGTDRGQYQFVPVELDKPIQKVRKSRKRYSDASHDLRAQKPPGYVDERAPAEIVMSFPEINSVPSETKLNKMLKHFGPLKESETEVDCETSRARVVFRRSSDAEVAYNSARKFNIFGPVSVTYQLNYTISESFKASLYAPILAEENPFIASAPCGDHALIAPSLGEEASFMVSTLGDETLPIATTFHEEPWFIASTTGEDTLAIPTTLADGASDVATTMYEKTLPVTTTAGVETMAGATTIVDKTFTVATTVGEQSLPVFTTIDEQTSTAAASLVDEASFSHLTSSKGTSTMTTTLGDQTSSIATFHPEIPSVPATVGEETCSIPAPSGEETCSILPNLDAETPIHPVTLAEESPSISRTLGEDTPSVPAASNEEAPVGTLIFSGGTHTLPGKLDCETKTVPATLCEETTMPATLGQETPTLPATLGEETHSIPSTSSDENRGIPTNLDEETPTDPVTLAEESPSIPETLGEETPSVPPIFSEETPAVPPSFSEGTTIPPSFNEETPTVPVTLGPETLTISTTTSEETAKIPATSGEETTSAPVTLHEETLAIPTTLDEGSPTMTTKLDEETSTSPTNLAEETLTTPTSSGVEASTVLTTNSEETCAVSTTTEMETLPPAGAESVEPAT; encoded by the exons ATGGATGAGGCAAAAGAGAAGGGTGATTCAGTGAGTACTGTTTCAGGATCTTCAGTAACTGTTAGTGAAACTGTGGTTGAAACAATGGCTTGCGAGGATCGAATTCGGATCAAGGAAGGAGGTGAAGCGGGTCTTGGTAATGGAGATGATGTAACGGTGGAGGTTTTAGATTCTCATGTTCATATTGATGGGGGAGATGGAGGGGCAGTTCAGGCCCGTTCTATTGATGAAGCGGTTTGTGGTAATCAAGAGTCCAGTAAAGTTGGTTTGGAGGTTAACATGAGAACCTTAGATAGTGAATGCCATGCGGTAGGTGGTTTGGGTTCAAGGAATGAGGTTTTGGGTGGTGAAGCTAGGGCTCAGAATGAGGTAAACGGAGGTGTGGTTCGGTCTTGTTCTAATGATGTAGTTTGTGGTTGTGATGAGTCCGATGAAGTTGGTTTGGAGGGTAATCCGAGTACCTTAGATAGTGAAGGTGATTTAGCTGGTGATTTGGGTTCAAGGTATGAGGTTTCAAGGGGTGAAGCTAAGGCTTGGAATGAGGTAAATGGAGCCAGGGTTTTAGGTTTCAGTGCACTTGATAGTTCTGCAGGTAAGAACGCAGAGCAGTCTAGCGGAATTAATGAAGGTGGGGGAGATTTGAATCAAGCTACGGAGACAGGTAAAGTTGGTAATTTGGATAGTTAtgaattgaatcatggaaaccagaAACGAGTTGTATGTTTGTCTGCTGCATCCGAAGATTCAGGTGTACAAACTAAAATTGTTGAGGAAGCTGCAATGGCAATTGATGAGGAAGATTTGAATGCCTTAGATGGTGGTCAAGAAACTCCTATATCTGAACCGATAAAGAAAGCTGCGAGTGTCAATGTAGATGCCGCATCCTTGAATGTCAATACACTGGTTACTGCTGAATGTGTTCCTGATTCTGAAGCTAAAG ATCCGGTCTATTCATGTCAGTCAACTGGATCGATTGCCGCAGGCCAATTAAACGAGAAG GTTAGTTCCAACATGGAAATTGACAAGCAAG GTAATGTCCAATCCTTAAAACCTGAGCCAATTATTGACGGAGGAGAGGGAGTTGGTTTAAGCACGGTGGAAGCAGTGCTTGCTGAAAAGCAGGTTTCCGATGCTAAAGAAGTCGGTTTTGATGCAGAGCAAGATGttaaagttgagaaaatgggaGTTAGCCCAAAAAATCACGATGCAAGTGATGTTTCGGAACCATTAGGTCACCAAATGGATGTATTTGTTGGTAGTGGTGAAGGTGAAGCCTCAAAAGTTGATAACAATGTTTTGAACCAAATATCTCCTGCTGTTGCTTCTGATAAGGAGTTACAGTCGTCAGGAAATGAAGATCCGTTGGCTAAAAATGTGGTTTCTGAGGACGATTCAAGTGTAGGGCAAGAAATGAATGTTGAAGATCAAATTACTAGTGATGAACCGGATTGTTTAGAGCAAGTGGAAGAACGTGATAGCGACTCTGACCAGCCAACCAACGTAGATGAACAAACTGTTAAACAGACATCTCTCAAGTCCTTGAGTGGCGTAAAGATGCATCAAGCCCAGCAGCTTCTGTCCGAGGAAGGAGGATTTtcagtttctgatttagtctggGGTAAGGTCAAGAGCCATCCATGGTGGCCAGGACAGATATTTGATCCTTCTGATGCTTCCAAGAAGGCAGTGAAGTATCAAAAGAAGGACAGCTTTCTGGTAGCATACTTTGGGGATCGGACATTTGCTTGGAATGAACCATCTGTTTTGAAGCCGTTCCGAACACATTTCTCTCAAATAGTAAAGCAAAGTAATTTAGAATCATTCGAGAATGCAGTCAATTGTGCTTTGGAAGAAGTTTCTAGACGAGTCGAGCTCGGTCTGGCTTGCCCTTGCATACCGAAGTATGCCTATGACAGGATAAAATTCCAAAAAGTTGAGAATACCGGAGTTCAGGAAGAATCAAGTTTAAGAGATGGTGTTGATGTATCTTTAAGTGTTAGTTCTTTTGAGCCAGACAAATTAATTGACTATATGAAAGCATTAGCGGAGTCTCCATACAGTAGGGGTGATCGAATCAACCTTGTGATTGCTAAAGCTCAATTGTTGGCATTCTATCGTTTAAAAGGTTATCATCAGCTGCCTGAATCCCAATTTTCTGAGGAGAAAAGGCTCGAGGTAGTTGATTGTGCTACTCCTATGGATACGGATGGTGAGCAAAAATCCGAGGCTTCGAAGACTCGGAGAAGATCTTACCTTAAACGGAAGCATAATCTGAAGGATGGATTGTATCCTAGTAAAAAGGAGAGAAGCTTGTCCGAATTAATGAGCGAGACATTTGATTCTCCTGATGGTGAAATCGGGTCTGATGTGATGGGTAATAAGCCCCCTTCATCATCATTTGGCAAGAAAAGAAAAGCCATTGATTCCTCGGAAGACTCAGTGATGCAGGACCGGAGGAAGACATCTAAAGGGTCTCTAAGCACGCCTCATTTCCCGAAGCCTTCCTTTAAGATCGGTGAGCGTATCAGTAGAGCTGCAAGCCAAATGGCTGGATCCCCGTCGATTCTAAAGTCCAGTGGTGATAGGTTACAGAAGCTTGATGGTGGCTGTGAAACTCCTGCCACGTGTGGATATGATGTTCCCATTGATAATCTTGAGGATGCAGGGCGAAAGCGGATGGGCATTTTGACTGAATATTCATCACTTGACGAGTTGTTGTTGCAACTTCACTTGGCAGCATGTGATCCGATGAAAGGTTACAGTtctcttaatattattattagctTCTTCTCAGATTTCAGAGATTCGATAGTTCTGGATCGACTTTCCAGGGACAAAGCAGTTGGCCAAAGGAAGAAGTCACCAAATTCTATCATTGGTTTTTCAGAAACTTTTGAGTTTGAGGACATGAGTGACACTTATTGGACTGACAGAATAGTCCAAAACGGTTCCGAGGAGCAGCCATCACTTGGTACCGATAGGGGACAATATCAATTTGTGCCTGTCGAATTAGATAAACCAATTCAAAAAGTCCGTAAGTCTCGAAAGCGGTATTCTGATGCCAGTCATGATTTGAGAGCACAGAAACCCCCTGGCTACGTTGATGAGAGGGCCCCAGCAGAAATTGTTATGAGCTTTCCTGAGATCAATTCTGTTCCTTcagaaacaaagctaaataagATGTTGAAGCACTTTGGACCATTAAAGGAATCCGAGACAGAAGTTGATTGCGAAACCAGCCGTGCCAGAGTTGTTTTTAGAAGATCATCCGATGCAGAAGTTGCTTACAATAGTGCCAGGAAATTCAACATCTTTGGGCCGGTGTCTGTAACTTATCAACTCAACTACACTATTTCGGAATCATTCAAAGCTTCATTGTATGCTCCAATCCTAGCTGAGGAGAATCCATTCATTGCTTCAGCCCCTTGTGGGGACCATGCACTTATTGCCCCAAGCCTAGGTGAGGAAGCTTCATTCATGGTTTCAACCCTTGGTGATGAAACTTTACCCATTGCTACTACATTCCATGAGGAGCCTTGGTTCATAGCCTCAACTACAGGTGAGGATACTTTGGCCATTCCCACGACCTTAGCAGATGGAGCTTCGGATGTTGCTACAACCATGTATGAGAAAACATTGCCTGTTACAACGACTGCAGGTGTGGAAACAATGGCTGGTGCTACAACTATTGTTGACAAAACCTTTACTGTTGCCACAACTGTAGGCGAACAATCTTTGCCTGTTTTCACAACCATTGATGAGCAAACTTCAACTGCTGCTGCAAGCTTGGTTGACGAAGCTTCATTTTCCCATTTAACTTCGAGCAAAGGAACTTCGACTATGACCACAACCTTGGGTGATCAAACTTCAAGCATTGCTACCTTCCATCCAGAAATTCCTAGTGTTCCTGCAACTGTGGGTGAAGAAACTTGTAGCATTCCGGCACCCTCGGGTGAAGAAACTTGTAGTATTCTTCCAAACTTGGATGCAGAAACTCCTATCCATCCTGTGACCTTGGCAGAGGAATCCCCTAGTATTTCTAGAACCTTGGGCGAAGATACTCCATCTGTCCCTGCAGCCTCCAATGAAGAAGCTCCGGTAGGTACTCTGATCTTCAGTGGAGGAACTCACACCCTTCCTGGAAAATTGGATTGTGAAACTAAGACCGTTCCTGCAACCTTGTGTGAGGAAACAACCATGCCTGCAACGTTAGGTCAAGAAACTCCTACCCTTCCTGCAACATTGGGTGAAGAAACTCATAGTATTCCCTCAACCTCGAGTGACGAAAATCGTGGCATTCCAACTAACTTGGATGAAGAAACTCCTACTGATCCTGTGACCTTGGCAGAGGAAAGCCCCAGTATTCCTGAAACCTTGGGTGAAGAAACTCCATCTGTTCCTCCAATATTCAGTGAAGAAACTCCAGCTGTTCCTCCGTCATTCAGTGAAGGAACCACTATTCCTCCTTCCTTCAATGAGGAAACTCCTACTGTTCCTGTAACATTGGGTCCAGAAACTCTAACCATTTCTACAACCACGAGTGAGGAAACTGCAAAGATTCCTGCGACCTCGGGTGAGGAAACTACAAGTGCTCCTGTGACCCTGCATGAGGAAACTCTGGCTATTCCGACAACTTTGGATGAGGGCAGTCCAACTATGACCACAAAATTGGATGAGGAAACTTCAACCAGTCCCACAAACTTAGCTGAGGAAACTTTGACTACTCCCACATCCTCTGGTGTGGAAGCTTCAACAGTTCTCACAACTAACAGCGAGGAAACATGTGCTGTTTCTACAACTACGGAAATGGAAACTTTACCCCCTGCGGGTGCTGAAAGTGTAGAACCTGCAACTTAA
- the LOC107899436 gene encoding salt stress-induced hydrophobic peptide ESI3, with protein MGSETLIEVILAILLPPVGVFLRYGLGVEFWIDLVLTLVGYLPGIIYAIYVLVV; from the exons ATGGGTTCAGAGACTTTGATTGAAGTGATTCTTGCAATTCTTCTTCCTCCTGTTGGAGTTTTTCTTCGTTATGGCTTAGGG GTGGAATTCTGGATTGATTTGGTGCTGACATTGGTGGGTTATCTTCCAGGAATTATATATGCAATTTATGTATTAGTAGTATAG